The genomic segment TAATTTATGAAGAATACACCAAGAGTGAATCCTACACATGCAACACTGCACCCTAAACAATAGCACATGTTAACTGCAGTTTTTGTTACTTATAGTCATGCTAGCATtgctgccctacatgcaggactataaacattttaatgcacacCAAGTAcctatgtagcatgcatggtggtgttactttttaaaaacatgaggtttgttttgtctgtggttttgacaggaatgtagctcaattatTCAGTGAGACATTCCCTATTAGTGCCTTCAATatgttgtaaaaaaaaaaaagcattggtacctgctttaTATGCAGGACAATACATAATACATTGGGAATTGagccaagcataaatattatagTGTCTGTGTATAGCATACATGTTAGAACATGCTCCTTATGCCATCTTTTTAACTatgtatagtgaaataatgaactTTTAGCATTAGTTAAACTTTTAGCATTAGTTAAACTTTTAGCATTAGCATTGATCACTCTTGGTGCCAAGCCACTCTACCTTTTCACCTGGGCGGGTTAGGTTTACGCGAATCAAACAACGCTCgcgttgccagatgatgggggTCAATTTTGCTAAAATCCTGTGTTGATACATGCTTTGCTTGGTGAGTTAAAAGTTGAGTTTTGaaaaggtgtgcacaaaaaggttgctagaacaaaaaaaaaattatagccTTTACCTGGATTCAGTCTGATGACCTTACATTAGGAAGCAAGTTCCCTAGCCACTATAAGCCAATTGTCTCACATTTATCTTAGTATTAAAAACCATCTTATAAAGGCATGCAAAAGTTGAAATTTTCTCCCTCTATGTGGTTATTATGTTTTGAATCGTGCTACAAATTATAACAATTACTTTGCATGTATCATTTAAGTATAATGATTAAAAATCATTGAATCAGCTGTAAATAGCTGCTTTAAAATAGCAACCTTAAAAATAAGTCAATGTACTTCATGTGTTTCATTGAAACAAGTATAAATGGTAACTTGATACAAGTCACTTGCCACCATTGCCATCTTGGTCTCCATATAAAAAATCTTCTTTGGTGTAACTTCCATATAGCAAGGACAACCAGGTGAAGCAAGGACGGCCAGATGCAATCTCTGCAAATATGTAACCATTCAAAACAAGAGTTTCCAATGTACCCGTTCATAGCAAAGATAGCCAGATGAAGCAAGGACAGCCAGATGTAAGCTCTGCAAAGTACATAACCTATACATGTAGCCATTCAAAGCAAGAGTTTCCAATGTACCTGTTCATGGGACGCTGAAAACTTGATGAGTGGACATCAGGATGAAATGTATCTGAAGCATGTCTTCCTCCAGATTGGTTCATTAATGTCATGGTTACACGCTGACGAAATGGCCATCTCAATAATGCATCATACAAACCCCTCATGACCACAAAAAACAGACTAAAATGTGTCCCTTTTCCCATGCCATCGCCATTAAGATAACACCTAAGAGATATATAATGGAAAGTTTCATGTTATAATTAGCAATGTACTATAGATATGAAAAATCTGATATTGGTTTACTGCAACAAGTGCCAAAGCCAACACTTACTGTGTGAGCTGAAAGGTACAATTTTTCTTGAAACTGGTCCAGGAATGGTgtacatattattatatttttgaTAATATCTGTGTCATAGATACATGGCTATCAACTTAATTATAGCTGGGCTATTTTAACTGTTGCAATCACTAACACAGTAGTTTATATGTGAGAGAACACAAATTGTCTTCTCTCATTACCTGGCACACATCTTGTAACCTCTTGGATCTGAATAAAATGGAGCACTGAATAAGGAGACTGTCATTCCCTTGACACCTTCATCTATTCTCCTACTAACTTCATTAATCTTCCACACCAAAATCCCATTATGAGTGGCTTGTTCAAGCAATTGTATTCTCAACTCTTGATCAACACTACTAGACATCAACTTCTCTACAGCTCTGTTTAGTTCTTCATGTTTGTTGATCAACTCTGGAACTCTGTGCATCaactgtgtactgttctctgaAGAAGATAACATAGTTACCTTTGTCCCTCTGATTGGGACAGCTGGTGGCATTGAATGGGCACCACTATTTAGGATTTTTTCAAGATACTGGCTTTGGAATTTACTCATTCTTTCCTCAAGCTGTGCCAATCGTTGTGCATTTTCGTCATGTTCCTTTTCAGTAGTAGTGACGCATATGCTAAGGTTGGAGAGCTGGTCCTCAAGCAATTGATCTGTACTGGTCATCTGAGTATTCTGTTGTGTGTTGTCATAAACTCTCTTGACCACTAATCGCTGGTGATATACATTCTTATCTTGACGATGTTTACCCAGTACTTGCCTTGAACCCTACAACAAGATGTTTACATGGTACATCAATACTGTAAACTAAATTACTCACTTTGAAACTGCAGCCCAATAGCTTGTATGGACAATCAACTTCACTGAATGGACAGTCACCATCTTCAGGGGACAAGTGTTTATTCAGCTAAAGGTGTAAACAGACAATGTACTGAAATGTACAGCTATTTGTATTATACCAAATACCTCTTTTCGTTTCATCAAGTGGTTGGGATTACAATTGTTGGGACATGACATTTCTGTAGTGGGACAATCCTTTTGTAGATGTAACtgaaaaccacaatcaattTATACACACATCATAAAAAGATTTCATACCTTCTCATGCAACACAGGAATGGATTCACAACAGTGCCTACACATCATCATTCTCATTGGACACTCCATTTCAGCATGTTTCTTTAGTTTGGTCCACATCATATAACTACCACAATCTGGGCACTGCTCATCATGATAGTCACAAGCAATATAGTGTATGTCTTCATTGCTCAGTGTACCAGTCCATGGACAGCCATTATTCTTGGCATAGCGACATCTCACCTCTAGCCTCTGTATCTCTCTCTTACAAGCATTATCAGGGAACATCTGCAACAAACATATCTATACATGActaaaaaacacaaaataaacatataaataatattatgctatcACAGAATGGAAGGCTATACCTGATCAACACAAATGTGGTAACAATCACCAAGAGTAGGATGCTTTGTTATTAACATGACATGCAGAGGCTGGCATCCTACTATGGTGGGATTTAACAGTTTCAACAAAAAAGCATTAAAGTTTGTTGTTGCAGCTTTATAAAAACTGCAAACAGCACATTTCTGAGGTGCTGTAAAACACATTGACGCCTCAGAAACGCATGAGTTATTTTTACAGGTCAAATATTTAAATATGCCATTTTTGTGCTTTCTACCTGTGATATCTTCTCTGCATCAATCGGACACAGTATCGTTTCCCCACTGCTCATGGCTTCTTTAAGACAGTCATTACAAAATATATGCCCACAATCGGTTTGCATAGGTGACTTCACAACCAGTTTACAGATTCCACATATGTGCCGGGGCTCCAGTGGATGAACAAAATCTACTCTGATTTCTGCTGCAGGACTGTCCTTAAGTTTCTTCATTTGTTCTTCAAGTTGATTCATTCTATCATTGTAGAACTCCATATGTGACCTCGCTTTCTTCCAATCCTACAGTGACGGTGGATAACACTTTATAGTAcagaccacaaaggtttggtgaaaaaacatcacccactTTTCCTGGATGACATGAagcagtactggttaggtaaaactaagcccaaacaagccttcagatcaacctgaaacgttttcaacaagttgctatggtaaACTAAacttattaaacagaattttctagtgactgaaaTTACTTGCTTTGCTATTAAATTAAATAGCCAATATTAAAATTTGATGCAGTGACATTATGCAACAGCCCAAGGGTGATTTGCTGGTAATTATAAAAAGAATAATGGTAAATGACTCAGCCCTAAAGCAGACCTCATATTTTCCTTCAAGAACTCCTTTGCCTGGTGGTAACTGGCCATTATCTTAGATAAGATGCATAGTGACACTAGCTACTACTGTAAGGTACTACCGTATAGTTGAACCAGAAATTTTCATAGGAACactaaaatctgaatttcgaaggtcttaatgcatattttgaagtacaggtggatttcaagcaaatagaaattcgtgtcacaaattacaaaaatatgtAGAGTCTACGTGTGCTCGCCTTACTGATGGAATCCGACaaggatggaataatccccactTTCGCACACTGGAAAGAAGACTGAGCTATAAGTGGAGTAGAAGACTGAGTTGTAAGTGGAGTAGCTATAGCAGCCACTGGCAAGGCAATCAGCTCAATCACGGTACAGTAGCAGACAGCATGGATTCCCAACAATGGCCATTCTGGATAGCTAGTTTATTGGTTATTGATACAGTAATGATACCGTTGAACTATTGTTAATAAAATTAAACTTGTAAAGAATACATGAGCTAATACACGTTGCCCAATCACGTGAAAGTAGCTACATTGTggaaatttatttttgaagaacaacaggcttgggaatttattttcaaagagaagGACCTCTTCGAAACATCCAAAAATAAAAATCCTTCGAAAATAGCCAACTACATGGTAGGTAGCATTGGAATCTGAATCTGATTGGCATGCAATGCAGGAATTTAGTTCACATAAAATGAAAATATAATAACGAAAGAGTGTTATATAGCTATTCATGATACCTTTATGATTATAATATAGAATCACTTTAGTAAATATTTACATGCCTGAGTGCCTGCAAGGCcgtggctagccaccccatccacccctCCCCCAGATTAGTACCTGCGTTTATTTACCTCTGGACACAGTGTCGTTTCCCCACTGCTCGTGACTTCTTTACGGCAGTCATTACAAAACACATACCCATAATCAGCTTGGATCGGTGATCTCACAGCCACTTTACAAATTCCACATGTGTGACAGGGTTCCAGTAGATGAACAACATCAGCTTTGATCCCTGACATGTCTCGTCCTTTCAACTACGTACAGTAGCTGTCCACCGGATCTCTTTCCTAAATTAAAACCAACAAGTCAAAAATTTCCATAAGGATACAAACTCTTAAAAAATGAGTGCCACTATGTTAACTATTAAACTTGCATAGTTGGGCACTATGAATAACATATCAGAAACTAGGAACTAAGTACAACAATACATTGCTTCTTAAGCACAAAACAACAGAAGAAAGTGTAGGCTAATAAATGGTTTTTTTGattaaggcattttcaaaacAAGTTGGTACTTAATATATACATTCACCCCAATAAATGTATCTAAAGACTGATTGATTGTAGGTTAAAAGCATGGACTATGCATGGTACTTGTGAAATATACAGCCTGTAACAATGCTCTtctaaagaaatgattgtggtttCAGTGGTGCCATTTCTAACCATAGAACCCTATTAAGCTAAAGTAACAAGTACTTGAGAGTTGGTCTGAGTCATCTTGCCACATGGTTAAAAAACAACCCACCACACTGCGAAAACGTTTATTCATTTATGCCTAATTGCTGAACTATACAATACTAAGTCATAGttgaacctctctaatccaatgCTCCAAGGGACAGCACAATTCTGCTAGATTACAGATTATCAAGGTACCTCCATAATCCGACATTGGCAAGTATGTCGGATTACATAGTGaaactacagtagctacctcTATAATTATACAGCAGAAGCACTAGCTATAATAGTGTGTACATCTgatttataattattaataaacACTGATTACATTCATAAGCATATACAAGGTGACATGTTGTATGCTCATGGAAAAATGGTACAGTAAATATAGAATAATAATTATCTATTTTAATCATGTAGAATGAGTTACAACTAACTTGATCAATTCTGTTACTCAGGTTGCACAAAATCTTCCAAGGATTCTTGCATGAGTCCTTTTAACTTTTCTTGTACAAGTTTCTTCTCCATCTTACTTACAAGGTCATCATCAACCATTGTAGTCTAGGACCTGGCTTGTGTTTGTATGCACTTAATTTAGGAGAGGATAACTCAATTGTTCTAGGCTAATTTGACCCCAAGGAATAACATGTGATATGTGCCAAATGCTCTATCCGGGGCGAAATGCCCCAAAATGACCACACCCTTTTATCGGAAGACATTTCACTCGTATCTTCTAAAACACTGCAACTGCAGACTTGCTAAGGTACTCAAAATGTTTATAATGGCCATATTTTAGGACAACTGACAGCTCTGCAGCTTTCACTCAGTCCACCAAGGCAATTAACTCGGACAATTTTCTGTGGATGGTCAACCACTTCTCCAAAAAAGCAATGCATGAAAATGACTATGTGCCAAGATTTACAGCAGCAAGAAGCACATTTGTGAATTACAACTTCCATCCTACCACCACAGTTCTTACCCCTATCCTTCCCTATCCTGCTACAACATATGATGCAGTCCTCACAACGATGATCAACTTTCAGGATGCCCTGAAACAGAAGGGTGATACCTATGGTGCACTGTGGGCAGATGAAGGTGCACTGTGGGCAGATGAAGGTGTGTACCGTATTGCCAAGGAAATTCAGCTAGTGAAACCAGATGAGTTTAGCAACATATTCCTTGGTCTAGGGGGGTTTCATATGGAAAAGATTGTGTTGGCCTGTCTTGGTGCATACCTGAAGCCATCAGGAATATTTGCAGTACTAGTTGAGACACAGTGCTATGGTATTGATGTCATCAAAACCGTCATCTCAGGTTCCCACTATTCCAGGGCCCGCACTGCCCACTCAATGATTCATAAAGTCCTTATGTCCATGATGTTGGAAGGATTCCTCTCCAATTTCCTGACAAACGAATGGAACTAGAAGCATTACAAGTCGACTTTCAGTCCGAAGAATTTACCAGTGAAGAATGGAAATCCATCAAGGAACAATGTGGCACGATCCAAGTTTCAAGTCTATGTCAAGGAAAGGGCATTACTATCCCAATCATTTAGTTACTGGAACACATACGTTTCTGACCTATTCCCAATAATCAGATATCTAACCAATTCACTGTGCTCTGGAGACTGGATACTTTATATCAGTGCTATGGAGAGGGAAAGTACAGTTTTTCTTTTTTGGGAGAACAAACTACTGTCGATGGACACCATTGTTTTTACATGACTGCTATCAACTGAAGGACAAGTTCCCACTCCTATATGACTCCTATATGAATGGTGGATTCGTGGTAAATACTACCAAGAAAGGCAATGGAGTTCCCTTTGACCAAGCACTAGAACAGTGCTACAACCGGCCTGCCAAAGTGAGCAGGGGGATAATAGGAGTCACCAGGAAGAAGGATGCAGTAGCTCTGAGGGGAATTATCAAGCACACAAAAGAACAATATGTTGATCTCCTGAAGAAGAATGACATTCAAGAAGAACTCTCACTTCATCATGACTTCAACCCTAGTACTACTACTACGATCATCAGGATGGTACGAGACATAGACCAGTATCTCCTGGAGGTATACAGTCCTCTACAAGACCAGGCAGAGCTGAAGAATATTCTCACAGGAGAAGTTGTGACCAATGTAAAAGTAGACAAGTTGATATGCTGTATGAGGGAGGGTCATGAAGCTTATACCAGATTTATCAATGATCAACCCAGCAAAGTCATTATCGATACACTCAACCATTAGCAAAATCAAGTTTGCAGCCCCAAAGACCACCTTAAATCTAGTGTCCAAAGTTGATGTCAAAAGTGAGACTATCAAAGCTCTTATGTTTATAGAGTATGCAAGTCACCTGGGCTACACTGTTGATGAGCTACTCCAGCATGAGATTACCAACTCTGCATTCTTCTTGATGGATGAAGATGGTTACCTGAGGAAAAATGTCAAATCACAACTTGGAACTGAGTTGCTTAAATTGTGTCCAGTAATAGACAAGAAAGGGTCAGAGACCCCACCTCAAACCCATGCTATTGTCATTGACTTCATGGCCTTGGTATAAAGAAAAGTTCCTTTAAAGAAGCTTGATCCTCCTGTCAGGACATTCTACGACTTTGCTATTGCCTTGACATCAATGATCACCAAAGCTGGGCACAACAGTGATGAGATCTATATTGTTTTTTAATAATTACAGAGAGGACAACATCAAGAATGGAGAGAGGGATAGAAGAGCTAAGTCCAAAGAAATGGTTGTCCTTGATGTAATCTTACCAAACCAAAATGTTCCAGTGATTT from the Dysidea avara chromosome 13, odDysAvar1.4, whole genome shotgun sequence genome contains:
- the LOC136242754 gene encoding TNF receptor-associated factor 3-like translates to MSGIKADVVHLLEPCHTCGICKVAVRSPIQADYGYVFCNDCRKEVTSSGETTLCPEDWKKARSHMEFYNDRMNQLEEQMKKLKDSPAAEIRVDFVHPLEPRHICGICKLVVKSPMQTDCGHIFCNDCLKEAMSSGETILCPIDAEKISQMFPDNACKREIQRLEVRCRYAKNNGCPWTGTLSNEDIHYIACDYHDEQCPDCGSYMMWTKLKKHAEMECPMRMMMCRHCCESIPVLHEKLHLQKDCPTTEMSCPNNCNPNHLMKRKELNKHLSPEDGDCPFSEVDCPYKLLGCSFKGSRQVLGKHRQDKNVYHQRLVVKRVYDNTQQNTQMTSTDQLLEDQLSNLSICVTTTEKEHDENAQRLAQLEERMSKFQSQYLEKILNSGAHSMPPAVPIRGTKVTMLSSSENSTQLMHRVPELINKHEELNRAVEKLMSSSVDQELRIQLLEQATHNGILVWKINEVSRRIDEGVKGMTVSLFSAPFYSDPRGYKMCARCYLNGDGMGKGTHFSLFFVVMRGLYDALLRWPFRQRVTMTLMNQSGGRHASDTFHPDVHSSSFQRPMNRAYIWLSLLHLAIFAMNGYIGNSCFEWLHICRDCIWPSLLHLVVLAIWKLHQRRFFIWRPRWQWWQVTCIKLPFILVSMKHMKYIDLFLRLLF